In Paenibacillus durus, the DNA window GAAGCCCGCTTTATATTCCTGGACCGTCACCGCTGCTGCGCAGCGGACGGGCAAGCTGAAGGTGGGGAGCAGGAGATGGAGCTGAAGAAGCGATGATATTTGGCACACTGCTCCAGCAGCTTGCCGATCTCTCCCTCTCGCGCCAGCGCTGTCAGACCGGCGCGGGCCAGCCGCTCGGCCGGTCCGGGACCGATCGTGGCGCAGAGAACGATGGAGCAATCCTGCAGCAGCGCCACCGTCTCATCCAGAATCGCCTCCTTGTCCGCTTCCCCGCATTCGGCCTTGCCGTTGCAGTAAGCCTGAATCCGCCGAACGCCCAGCAGCTTCTGCTCTTGCCCTGATACCTCGTAGACAAGAAACTCGCGTGCATGTCCGAAATGTACATTCACCTGGCCCCCGCCGCGCGTCGCCACGGCGATGCGCATGCTGCCGCGCTCTCCTTGCTCTCCCTCATTGGCTTCGCGCCGCTTGTGCTCCGCGGTCGTCCGGTCCAGCCGGATAAGCAGCTCCTCGCGTGCTGCCGGGTCATATTCCCGGGCCGGTGCGTTTCCGGTCTTGACGCCAAGATCTTCGCCAATCAGCCCGACCGCGTCGGCGCGGCATTGGCGGCAATGCCGCATGACCGGCATAACCGCCTCGCTGCGCGCCTGCACCTGAAGCGTCAGCGAAGGAGCGGGCTCCTTGCGTCCTTCCTTCTCATATACGCTGCCAGGCGAGAGAATCAGCGGCATAATATTATGGGAGCAAGCGCCTGCCGCCTTGACCGCCTCGGTCACCTTGATCAGATGGCTGTCATTAACGCCGGGAATCAGCACGGAATTGACTTTGACCTTTACGCCACACTTCTAGCGATCCGCCGGATGCCCTCCAGCTGGTTGTGCAGTAACAGTTCTGCAGCCTCCCTGCCCCTGTAGGCCTTACCTCGGAAGAACACAGCGCGGTATACCTCCGCCCCGATCTGCGGATCGACGGCATTGACCGTGACGGCCACATGGGAGATGCGATGCCTGACGATATCCTCCGAATAATCGGGCAGCTTCAGCCCGTTGGTACTGAGGCACAGCTGCAGATCGGGCAGGCCTTCGGACAGCAGGCCGAAGGTTTCGAACGTCTCCCGCGGATTGGCCAGCGGATCGCCGGGTCCTGCGATGCCGACCACAGTCAGCTGCGGCAGCGAAGCCAGCGTACTGCGCACCTTGGCGTAAGCCTCCTGCGGCGTAAGCACCTTACTGACGACGCCGGGGCGACTCTCGCTGACGCAGTCATATTTGATATTGCAATAATTGCAGTTGATATTGCATTTCGGCGCTACCGCCACATGCATGCGGGCAAAATAATGATGCGCCATCTCGTCGTAACAAGGATGGCGTGATTCGTTCGCCAACGCAAATACCACCTTTCCATCAATTTGTCCAGGCTCGTCCTTCACCGCGAAGACGATATCCCGATCTGGTACGTTAGAGCTTGGCGGCGATTGTCCGCCGCAGCCAGACAAGAAATGCATAATGTACCGCCTGAGGGAGCGACCGGATCGTTCCGATCATTTCCCACGGAAGCGGGCATCTCATGGTGCGACTCTGCCTATGAAGACTTGAGGCTTAAACGAGCGGCAGTGCCGCTCATCTCAAGCCTCCGGTAAACCGGTTGGCTCTGGAATCCGATAACCCGCAAAGCGACAAAAGCCGGACAACTGCCGCTGCAGTCATCCGGCTTCCTTACATTCGGTCGGCCGTGTTCGTTATCCCATAATCCCCATATGCTTAGGGTATTATAGAACGATCCCCAGTTTCTGTCAACGGCGAAAGTAACAAATCCATGGAAAAGCAGCGGCGAGCGGCGATCAGTGACTGACGAATGTTCTTGATTCCGTCAAATTCGAATTCTTATCCAGCCAGTAAATCTATTGACAAAAAATC includes these proteins:
- a CDS encoding NifB/NifX family molybdenum-iron cluster-binding protein, producing MLIPGVNDSHLIKVTEAVKAAGACSHNIMPLILSPGSVYEKEGRKEPAPSLTLQVQARSEAVMPVMRHCRQCRADAVGLIGEDLGVKTGNAPAREYDPAAREELLIRLDRTTAEHKRREANEGEQGERGSMRIAVATRGGGQVNVHFGHAREFLVYEVSGQEQKLLGVRRIQAYCNGKAECGEADKEAILDETVALLQDCSIVLCATIGPGPAERLARAGLTALAREGEIGKLLEQCAKYHRFFSSISCSPPSACPSAAQQR
- a CDS encoding radical SAM protein, with protein sequence MHFLSGCGGQSPPSSNVPDRDIVFAVKDEPGQIDGKVVFALANESRHPCYDEMAHHYFARMHVAVAPKCNINCNYCNIKYDCVSESRPGVVSKVLTPQEAYAKVRSTLASLPQLTVVGIAGPGDPLANPRETFETFGLLSEGLPDLQLCLSTNGLKLPDYSEDIVRHRISHVAVTVNAVDPQIGAEVYRAVFFRGKAYRGREAAELLLHNQLEGIRRIARSVA